In Nitrosarchaeum koreense MY1, one genomic interval encodes:
- the cobJ gene encoding precorrin-3B C(17)-methyltransferase: protein MTGKLYIVGVGPGHHDHMTFRAKEVIEESDTIVGYETYVNLVQDLIEGKTVHRYAMTQEVERAHQCIDLAKSGKIVSLVSSGDPGIYGMAGLIYETLAATNWNPKDGLQVEIVPGVSALNSCASIIGSPLMTDFAVVSMSDLLVPWEIITKRVEAAAQGDFVIVIYNPASKKRIHQLVDTRKILLKYRKPTTPVAIIKGAFRESQTIVMTDLENLPNHSDQLGMISTVIIGNSSTYTYKDLMINPRGYKSKYNLEEQTNPNLKIQ, encoded by the coding sequence TTGACTGGTAAACTCTACATCGTCGGCGTTGGTCCTGGACATCATGATCATATGACATTTCGTGCTAAAGAAGTGATTGAAGAAAGTGATACAATTGTTGGATATGAAACATATGTTAACCTAGTACAAGATCTTATTGAAGGAAAAACAGTTCATCGTTATGCCATGACTCAAGAAGTTGAACGTGCTCATCAATGTATTGATCTGGCAAAATCTGGAAAAATAGTTTCACTTGTTTCAAGTGGTGATCCTGGAATTTATGGAATGGCCGGATTAATTTATGAAACACTTGCAGCAACAAATTGGAATCCTAAAGATGGTCTGCAGGTAGAAATAGTCCCTGGTGTTTCTGCGTTAAACTCATGTGCATCAATTATTGGCTCACCACTTATGACTGATTTTGCAGTTGTAAGTATGAGTGATTTACTGGTACCATGGGAAATAATAACTAAAAGAGTTGAAGCCGCCGCACAAGGTGATTTTGTAATTGTAATTTATAATCCAGCAAGTAAAAAAAGAATACATCAACTGGTCGATACGAGAAAAATTCTATTGAAATATAGAAAACCAACAACACCTGTTGCAATAATTAAAGGTGCATTTAGAGAGTCACAAACTATTGTAATGACTGATTTAGAAAACCTTCCAAACCATTCTGATCAACTGGGAATGATAAGTACGGTGATTATCGGAAATTCATCTACTTATACTTACAAAGATTTGATGATTAATCCAAGAGGATACAAATCAAAATATAACCTAGAAGAACAAACTAATCCCAATCTTAAAATTCAATAA
- a CDS encoding DUF7482 domain-containing protein — translation MNRFVIILIVGIFVSGILTISFISNSYVDANSTKKINFTKTIISSQDPGQGHENHQLSLILSPNEGTLYDGSMTFTSNEPVDVVVLHEITGNDVKGQPTWTIDGKTIYAMSLIDLKSKSDSFEFTGAALALHSSNSKEFTATVSVDGWIRGQPTEVIMQKIQVEKDPSLMLSRANVEATMPMHEGLYKGNSIFYIITDTSREEYSKKITEKQDWKVQTSTLIEKMPEEILQKIFIFNNGVRGQGIYGHQKEIFSSTPVQESKYSALNSVIEVSWKKGQNAKVLESFEDVIDAEKNGRIEFTKTGVVINSPQIIWPNGQMLVRNDTKITDDLTFSGGQITKINKDEMTVTFVAHRMWGPDGKTIYAIVTDATPSNPSEIMGIPFSPVYDNLITNSSAADLFQFQNGIKGSGSLGYQPGITSVNSDQENYSPIWRIYNVEWHNPKDAKILQTMSDIDSFKAKDLISVSLARPMNSHHIINGPLIDPFQ, via the coding sequence TTGAATAGATTTGTAATTATCTTAATTGTAGGAATTTTTGTTTCAGGAATTCTTACAATTTCCTTTATCTCTAACAGCTATGTTGATGCAAATTCTACTAAAAAAATTAATTTTACTAAAACTATCATTTCATCACAAGATCCAGGTCAAGGACATGAAAATCATCAACTATCATTAATCTTATCGCCAAATGAAGGAACTCTTTATGATGGTTCTATGACATTTACATCAAATGAACCTGTAGATGTTGTTGTTTTACACGAAATTACTGGTAATGATGTCAAAGGCCAACCAACTTGGACTATTGATGGAAAAACAATCTACGCAATGTCATTAATAGATCTTAAATCAAAATCAGACTCATTTGAATTTACTGGAGCTGCTTTGGCATTACACTCTTCTAATTCTAAAGAATTCACTGCAACTGTAAGTGTTGATGGTTGGATTAGAGGTCAACCAACCGAAGTAATCATGCAAAAAATACAAGTTGAAAAAGATCCATCATTAATGTTATCTAGAGCAAATGTAGAGGCAACTATGCCAATGCATGAAGGACTTTACAAAGGTAATTCTATTTTTTATATTATAACAGATACTAGTAGAGAAGAATATTCTAAAAAAATTACTGAAAAACAAGATTGGAAAGTACAGACTTCCACTTTAATTGAAAAAATGCCTGAAGAAATTCTACAAAAAATATTCATTTTTAATAATGGTGTTAGAGGTCAAGGAATTTATGGACATCAAAAAGAAATTTTTTCAAGTACTCCAGTGCAAGAATCAAAATATAGTGCACTAAATTCAGTTATTGAAGTTTCATGGAAAAAAGGTCAAAATGCTAAAGTTCTTGAATCTTTTGAAGATGTAATTGATGCTGAAAAAAATGGAAGAATTGAATTTACTAAAACTGGAGTAGTCATTAATTCTCCTCAAATAATTTGGCCTAATGGACAAATGTTAGTAAGAAATGATACCAAAATTACTGATGATTTAACATTTAGTGGAGGTCAAATTACTAAAATTAACAAAGATGAGATGACTGTAACATTTGTTGCTCATCGTATGTGGGGTCCAGATGGTAAAACAATCTATGCTATTGTAACTGATGCAACACCCTCTAATCCATCAGAAATAATGGGAATTCCGTTTTCTCCTGTATATGACAATCTAATTACAAATTCTTCTGCAGCTGATCTGTTTCAATTTCAAAACGGCATTAAAGGCTCAGGTTCTTTAGGGTATCAACCAGGAATAACAAGTGTAAATTCTGATCAGGAAAATTATAGTCCTATATGGCGTATCTATAATGTTGAATGGCACAATCCTAAAGATGCGAAAATACTTCAAACCATGTCTGATATTGATTCTTTCAAAGCAAAAGACCTCATTTCAGTAAGTTTAGCTCGTCCCATGAATAGCCATCATATCATAAATGGCCCACTCATAGATCCATTCCAATAA
- a CDS encoding tyrosine--tRNA ligase has protein sequence MDIIEKIELIERPPTEEIVTHEELLELFKTNSSPKHYIGLEISGFLHLGSLISTGFKINDFIKAGVKCTVFLADWHTIINDKLGGNWETIEEVSKYYQDAFRLVCPNVEIVLGSKLYEEKTEYWANLVKFTKHMSIARTMRTLTIMGRSEDDTKIDVAKLLYPAMQAVDIHSLGVDIAHAGMDQRKIHMLVREIFPKMGWKVPVAVHHKLLPGLTKPANANGESTKMSKSDPNSGVFIHNSDDEIRTKIKKAWCEEANIQNNPLLEISKNVIFHEFSEINIERPEKFGGNITYTNYNQLESDFAEKKLHPTDLKQTVGEYLVKVISPIREKLNLSEELFNAIKKNY, from the coding sequence TTGGATATCATTGAAAAAATTGAATTAATTGAAAGACCCCCAACTGAAGAGATTGTTACGCATGAAGAATTATTAGAATTGTTCAAAACAAATTCATCCCCAAAGCATTACATTGGTTTAGAGATTTCTGGATTTTTACATCTTGGTAGCTTAATTAGTACTGGTTTCAAAATTAATGATTTTATTAAAGCGGGTGTTAAATGTACAGTTTTTCTTGCAGATTGGCACACTATAATTAATGATAAGTTGGGTGGAAATTGGGAAACCATTGAAGAAGTTTCAAAATATTACCAAGATGCTTTCAGGTTAGTTTGTCCAAATGTAGAAATTGTTTTAGGATCAAAATTGTATGAAGAAAAAACAGAGTATTGGGCTAATCTCGTTAAATTTACAAAACATATGTCGATAGCTAGAACTATGAGAACCCTTACAATCATGGGGCGCTCAGAAGATGATACAAAGATAGATGTAGCTAAGTTACTTTATCCGGCAATGCAAGCTGTTGATATTCATTCTTTAGGTGTAGATATCGCTCATGCTGGAATGGATCAAAGAAAGATACACATGCTTGTAAGAGAGATTTTTCCTAAAATGGGATGGAAAGTTCCAGTAGCTGTTCATCATAAACTATTACCAGGTTTAACAAAACCAGCAAATGCAAATGGGGAATCAACAAAAATGAGTAAGTCAGATCCAAATTCAGGAGTTTTTATTCATAATTCTGATGATGAAATTCGAACAAAGATCAAAAAAGCATGGTGTGAAGAAGCAAATATTCAGAATAACCCATTATTAGAAATTTCAAAAAATGTAATTTTCCATGAATTTAGTGAAATTAACATAGAAAGACCAGAAAAATTTGGTGGAAACATCACATATACAAATTATAATCAATTAGAATCTGATTTTGCAGAAAAAAAATTACATCCAACGGATCTAAAACAAACGGTAGGAGAATATCTAGTTAAAGTGATTTCACCAATACGTGAAAAACTAAATCTTAGTGAAGAGTTGTTTAACGCAATTAAGAAAAATTATTGA
- a CDS encoding RpoL/Rpb11 RNA polymerase subunit family protein: MNAQVISSEPKEISLSITETDIGILYIIQHELLKESNIDFAGVIVKHPLTNECWMRINSNTKPLQEIKKATDSAIKMANEFKQLFNSKIKVN; this comes from the coding sequence ATGAATGCTCAAGTAATCAGTTCAGAACCTAAGGAAATTAGCCTTTCTATTACGGAAACTGATATAGGAATTTTGTACATAATTCAACATGAGCTTTTAAAGGAATCAAATATTGATTTTGCAGGTGTTATTGTGAAACATCCTCTTACTAATGAGTGCTGGATGAGAATAAACTCAAACACAAAACCTTTGCAAGAAATCAAAAAAGCAACAGATTCAGCAATAAAAATGGCTAATGAATTTAAACAATTATTTAATTCTAAAATTAAGGTAAATTAG
- a CDS encoding aspartate kinase, with amino-acid sequence MRLVIKYGGTSISSAKDIQTVANYVNTLSKHNEIVIVCSATSGTTDDLIEISQSIKNENKNKAVQLASKIINRHKQLAKQTIKKSTIRKKLLEKLDVDFKELVALIEGMVLLGEVTARSMDYLISFGERLSIKLISFAINDLNKKSISLTGKEVGIVTDSNFGESIPLMDTTRLRVSKTIDQQFAKKIIPVIGGFTGADQHGHITTFGRGGSDYTATIIGTCIKADEIWLMSDIDGLMTADPKIVKNAKLLKEVSYIEAIEMALFGAKQIHPRTFEPLLTKKIPMKIRNSFNVKNEGTLVTDSPSISTKNTVKCVSSIRHNGLIDIRGGSMVGNPGTAAKIFTTLAKAGINVMMISQNPSESSITIVVKNTDLDKAVNALEMELLGKIIKKLEVTTDVAIIALIGLGMRGTVGVASKVFGAIQKNNVNVAMITQGSSELNLAFVVKNSDTNVAVQALHDAFELDKIN; translated from the coding sequence TTGAGACTTGTAATAAAATACGGTGGAACATCAATTTCATCGGCAAAAGATATTCAAACTGTAGCAAATTATGTTAATACATTATCCAAACATAATGAAATAGTAATAGTCTGCTCGGCAACTAGTGGTACCACTGATGATTTAATTGAAATATCTCAATCTATAAAAAATGAGAATAAAAACAAAGCCGTACAACTAGCATCAAAAATTATCAATAGACATAAACAACTTGCAAAGCAGACAATAAAAAAATCTACAATCAGAAAAAAACTATTAGAAAAATTAGATGTAGATTTTAAAGAACTTGTTGCATTAATTGAAGGAATGGTATTGTTAGGAGAAGTTACTGCCAGATCTATGGATTATTTGATATCATTTGGAGAACGCCTTTCAATAAAATTAATCTCATTTGCAATTAACGATTTGAATAAAAAATCAATATCTCTAACAGGTAAAGAAGTTGGAATTGTCACAGATTCTAATTTTGGTGAATCTATCCCGTTAATGGATACTACAAGATTAAGAGTTTCAAAAACAATCGATCAACAATTCGCCAAGAAAATAATCCCAGTAATAGGAGGTTTTACAGGAGCCGATCAACATGGACACATAACTACATTTGGTAGAGGTGGTTCAGATTATACAGCTACAATAATCGGTACATGCATCAAAGCTGATGAAATATGGTTAATGAGTGATATAGATGGATTAATGACTGCAGATCCAAAAATAGTAAAAAATGCAAAATTACTCAAAGAGGTTTCTTATATCGAAGCAATTGAAATGGCATTATTTGGAGCTAAACAAATTCATCCACGCACATTTGAGCCATTATTGACCAAAAAAATTCCAATGAAGATTCGAAATTCCTTTAATGTAAAAAACGAAGGAACACTTGTAACTGATTCACCTTCAATTTCTACAAAAAATACTGTAAAATGTGTGAGTAGCATTCGTCATAATGGATTAATCGATATACGTGGAGGTAGTATGGTTGGTAATCCTGGAACTGCTGCAAAAATCTTTACAACACTCGCTAAAGCTGGTATTAATGTAATGATGATATCTCAAAATCCCTCAGAATCTAGTATCACTATAGTAGTCAAGAATACTGATTTAGATAAAGCAGTTAATGCATTAGAAATGGAACTTTTAGGAAAAATAATTAAAAAACTAGAAGTAACTACCGATGTTGCAATTATTGCCCTGATTGGTTTAGGTATGCGAGGAACTGTAGGTGTTGCATCTAAAGTCTTTGGAGCAATCCAAAAAAATAATGTAAACGTAGCAATGATTACTCAAGGTTCATCAGAACTAAATCTTGCATTTGTTGTCAAAAATTCTGATACTAATGTGGCAGTTCAGGCTTTACATGATGCATTTGAACTGGATAAAATTAACTAG
- a CDS encoding DegT/DnrJ/EryC1/StrS family aminotransferase, protein MKIAINVPFVGKDEISAVTSILKNGSLTSAASHGGKHVQAFEKSASLFIKSKYVVAVNSGTAALQAALYALDIKKGDEVLVPSFTFVATANSVVSTGAKPVFVDILKENYTMDPDDLQKKITKKTRAIMPVHLYGNVAYIDRILEIAKKHNLPVIEDSAQSLGSTYKGKHAGTFSDLGCWSMYPAKVMTSGEGGFIGTNNKKLYDKLLMIRNHGMVHGYDTRIFGLNLRLPEISAAIATIQMKKLPGFLKTRQKNANLLSKLISNLNIILPHQRKNENVNWYLYTIATSKRDKILKKLNEKGIGAASYYPIPVHKTPFYQQKIKLPITEWASSHTLSLPIHPKVTSKNIEFIAQSLRDIVNE, encoded by the coding sequence TTGAAAATTGCAATTAATGTTCCATTTGTAGGTAAAGATGAAATTTCAGCAGTCACATCAATTCTTAAAAATGGTTCACTTACATCAGCAGCAAGTCATGGAGGAAAGCATGTACAAGCATTTGAAAAATCAGCATCTTTATTCATAAAATCAAAATATGTAGTTGCTGTAAATTCTGGTACTGCTGCTTTACAGGCTGCACTTTATGCTTTAGATATCAAAAAAGGTGATGAAGTACTTGTTCCTTCATTTACATTTGTTGCAACTGCCAATTCTGTTGTCTCTACTGGAGCAAAACCAGTCTTTGTTGATATATTGAAAGAAAATTATACTATGGATCCTGATGATCTACAAAAAAAGATTACAAAAAAGACTAGAGCAATTATGCCTGTACATCTTTATGGCAATGTAGCATATATTGATAGGATCTTAGAAATTGCAAAAAAACATAATTTGCCTGTAATAGAGGACTCTGCTCAATCTTTAGGTTCTACTTACAAAGGAAAACATGCTGGAACTTTTTCTGATTTAGGTTGTTGGAGTATGTATCCTGCTAAAGTAATGACATCTGGTGAAGGAGGATTTATTGGAACTAACAATAAAAAATTATATGATAAATTATTGATGATCAGAAACCATGGAATGGTTCATGGATATGATACCAGAATATTTGGATTAAATCTTAGATTACCAGAAATAAGTGCTGCCATTGCAACAATACAAATGAAAAAACTTCCTGGATTTCTAAAAACCAGACAAAAAAACGCAAATCTATTATCAAAACTTATTTCTAATTTGAATATTATTTTACCACATCAAAGAAAAAATGAAAATGTGAACTGGTATCTTTACACAATAGCAACTTCAAAACGAGATAAAATTTTGAAAAAACTTAATGAAAAAGGAATAGGCGCAGCTTCTTACTATCCTATTCCAGTTCACAAAACACCATTTTACCAACAAAAAATCAAACTTCCTATAACTGAATGGGCCTCATCTCATACTTTATCTCTTCCAATACATCCTAAAGTTACTAGTAAAAATATTGAATTTATCGCACAATCTCTTCGTGATATAGTCAATGAATAG
- a CDS encoding tetrahydromethanopterin S-methyltransferase subunit A, which produces MNSIENAIGELCKIILPIPEESYLGNPHSSIAICTLSSMNLLKKISNSELLNHISIAGRLLSENKGIDSIIKYLNQNKKVKTLIVCGKEVWGHKAGHSLIKLHENGINEHGRIIHSISPDPFLTSTKSEINYFQNEINLVNIINETNLETIKKYVN; this is translated from the coding sequence ATGAATAGTATCGAAAATGCAATTGGAGAATTATGCAAGATTATACTGCCAATCCCAGAAGAATCATACCTAGGAAATCCTCATTCTTCTATAGCAATTTGTACACTTTCAAGCATGAATTTACTTAAAAAAATCTCAAATTCTGAACTTTTGAATCATATTTCTATTGCTGGAAGATTACTTTCTGAAAACAAAGGAATTGATTCTATAATTAAATATCTTAACCAAAATAAAAAAGTAAAGACGCTTATAGTTTGTGGCAAAGAAGTTTGGGGTCATAAAGCTGGTCATTCATTGATCAAATTACATGAAAATGGAATCAATGAACATGGAAGAATAATACACTCAATAAGTCCTGATCCTTTTCTTACTTCAACAAAATCTGAGATAAATTATTTTCAGAATGAAATCAATCTAGTAAATATAATTAATGAAACTAATCTTGAAACAATTAAAAAATATGTAAACTAG
- the pcn gene encoding proliferating cell nuclear antigen (pcna), protein MTFEAKTSGSDDLKAIISAISTLVEEATFVATAEGITFRGMDPSHVALIDISWPNSAFEKYECDSDIKFGVRIDEFSKLIKRADKKDSIEISISEQNMLLVTVGKNKKYKMRLIESSATDTPLPKIPYDSKITLSSSRFDKILGDVQVVSDYLTIHTSDSKADFSGKGDSGEVVIDLEKDIDEIGEISSKEDSIGTYSLEYLNPVVKAVGTTAGQITCEFSSAKPLRIEFKVANIGRIHFYLAPRVES, encoded by the coding sequence TTGACTTTCGAAGCAAAAACAAGTGGTTCAGATGATCTCAAAGCAATCATCTCAGCAATATCTACACTTGTAGAAGAAGCTACATTTGTTGCAACAGCTGAAGGAATTACTTTTAGGGGAATGGATCCATCTCATGTAGCTTTAATAGATATTTCTTGGCCTAATTCCGCATTTGAAAAATATGAATGTGATAGTGATATAAAATTTGGAGTTAGAATAGATGAATTTTCTAAATTAATTAAAAGAGCAGATAAAAAAGATAGTATTGAAATTAGTATTTCTGAACAAAACATGTTACTTGTAACAGTTGGTAAAAATAAAAAATACAAAATGCGTTTAATTGAAAGCTCTGCAACTGACACTCCTTTACCAAAAATTCCATATGATTCTAAAATTACATTATCATCTTCTAGATTTGATAAGATTTTAGGAGATGTTCAAGTTGTATCTGATTATTTGACTATTCATACATCTGATTCAAAAGCAGATTTTTCTGGAAAAGGTGATTCAGGCGAAGTTGTAATTGATCTAGAGAAAGATATAGATGAAATTGGTGAAATCTCTTCAAAAGAAGATAGTATTGGTACCTACAGCCTAGAATATCTTAATCCTGTAGTTAAAGCAGTAGGTACTACCGCAGGTCAAATTACATGTGAATTTTCTAGTGCAAAACCTCTAAGAATTGAATTCAAAGTAGCAAACATAGGTAGAATCCACTTTTATTTGGCTCCACGAGTAGAAAGTTAA
- a CDS encoding transcription factor S: MKFCPKCEVKLKKGDSGLQCPKCNYVEGNETMQTKTVVEEEESQFNVLAENEGTETLPTIKIECEKCGNDEAVWWMLQTRSADEPTTQFYRCSKCRYTWRNYA; encoded by the coding sequence ATGAAATTTTGCCCCAAATGTGAGGTCAAATTAAAAAAAGGTGATTCTGGTCTCCAATGTCCAAAATGTAATTATGTTGAAGGAAATGAAACTATGCAAACAAAAACTGTAGTTGAAGAAGAGGAATCACAATTCAACGTATTAGCAGAAAATGAAGGAACTGAAACATTACCTACGATAAAAATTGAATGTGAAAAATGTGGTAACGATGAAGCAGTTTGGTGGATGTTACAAACTAGAAGTGCTGATGAACCTACAACTCAATTCTATAGATGTTCTAAATGTAGATACACTTGGCGTAATTACGCATAA
- a CDS encoding dual specificity protein phosphatase 23, whose product MSKPGNIWRKVHGKITKKPTNFSWLIENKLAGSGIPTSFDEFDWILKQGVTSIVTMTENALPEEWVSNIGYLHVPTPDLTAPDMDRIDTAVDFIHKKISKDQAVMVHCAAGMGRAGTILACYLVKYQNYPAKDAIKKIRTERPGSIQSEVQELAITFYEKHVGSK is encoded by the coding sequence ATGAGTAAACCAGGAAATATTTGGAGAAAAGTTCACGGTAAAATTACTAAAAAACCAACTAATTTCTCATGGTTAATTGAAAATAAACTTGCAGGTTCTGGAATACCAACAAGTTTTGATGAGTTTGATTGGATTCTAAAACAAGGTGTTACATCAATTGTAACTATGACTGAAAATGCTTTACCTGAAGAATGGGTAAGTAATATTGGTTATTTACATGTCCCAACACCAGACCTTACAGCTCCTGACATGGATAGAATTGATACGGCAGTTGATTTTATCCATAAAAAAATTTCAAAGGATCAGGCTGTGATGGTTCATTGTGCAGCTGGAATGGGAAGAGCTGGAACAATTCTTGCTTGTTATCTGGTAAAGTATCAAAATTATCCTGCAAAAGACGCAATTAAAAAAATTAGAACTGAAAGACCAGGATCTATCCAATCCGAAGTACAGGAATTAGCTATTACATTCTATGAAAAACATGTAGGAAGTAAATAG
- a CDS encoding PfkB family carbohydrate kinase: MLTVFGSTALDTIRTPKKILKDVLGGAATFAAISASNFVDTGLIAVVGKDFPERYHQILAKHLDLQGLTIKDGKTFRYDGSYDKTLSTRETLKTELNVLADFKPTVPQEYKKSQFVYLANNDPDQNLMLIKEFDKVKFSMCDTIEFWISTKRESVIKMIKAVDAVVINDEEAKLLTKEFNLIKCAKKMMEWGAKYVIIKKGEHGSMMFFDDVVFPSAGFSLEDVVDPTGAGDSFAGAMIGYLASKNSVRLSEIKKAVVYGNVLGSFAVERYGLDGLLQISKTDIMKRVKLYEKMIRF, encoded by the coding sequence ATGTTAACTGTTTTTGGTTCTACTGCGTTAGATACAATTAGAACTCCAAAAAAAATTTTAAAAGATGTTTTAGGTGGTGCCGCTACATTTGCAGCAATATCAGCAAGTAATTTTGTAGACACCGGACTAATAGCTGTAGTTGGAAAAGATTTTCCTGAAAGATATCATCAAATTTTAGCAAAACATCTTGATTTACAAGGCTTAACCATAAAAGATGGCAAGACATTTCGTTATGATGGAAGTTATGATAAAACACTTAGTACAAGAGAAACTTTAAAGACTGAGTTAAATGTATTAGCAGATTTTAAACCAACTGTTCCACAAGAATATAAAAAATCTCAATTTGTGTATCTAGCCAATAATGATCCTGATCAAAATTTAATGTTGATTAAAGAATTTGATAAAGTAAAATTTTCAATGTGTGATACCATAGAATTTTGGATTTCTACAAAACGAGAATCGGTAATTAAGATGATTAAAGCTGTAGATGCAGTGGTCATAAATGACGAAGAAGCTAAATTGCTAACAAAAGAATTCAACCTAATAAAATGTGCAAAAAAAATGATGGAATGGGGTGCAAAATATGTAATTATTAAAAAAGGAGAGCATGGCTCAATGATGTTTTTTGATGATGTGGTATTTCCATCAGCAGGATTTTCATTAGAAGATGTAGTGGATCCAACAGGTGCAGGAGATTCGTTTGCTGGAGCCATGATAGGGTATTTAGCTAGTAAAAATTCAGTCAGGTTATCAGAGATCAAAAAAGCTGTTGTTTATGGAAATGTTTTGGGTTCATTTGCTGTTGAAAGATATGGATTAGATGGATTACTTCAAATTAGCAAAACAGATATCATGAAACGAGTCAAATTATATGAAAAAATGATTCGTTTCTAA
- a CDS encoding C2H2-type zinc finger protein: MGLFSSSNETKCKKCGTVLTDPERLKKHQEVAHNKKKEKCRACGSEFDSSEDLRKHKKNCK; encoded by the coding sequence ATGGGATTGTTTAGTAGTTCTAATGAAACAAAATGTAAAAAATGTGGAACAGTACTAACAGATCCTGAAAGGCTAAAAAAACATCAAGAAGTTGCACACAACAAAAAAAAGGAAAAATGCAGAGCATGTGGTTCAGAATTTGATTCTTCAGAAGATCTAAGAAAACATAAAAAAAATTGTAAGTGA
- a CDS encoding dUTPase, producing the protein MSEKNEDRLDTIFKLQKGLSEMMKLDRYPKDSEGRISALSTAIIHEAVELQRTTNWKWWKTPVPFNVLEAREELIDIWHFVVQASLELNLTPDDILEEYKKKNEINRERQRNGY; encoded by the coding sequence ATGTCTGAAAAAAATGAAGATCGTTTAGATACTATATTCAAATTACAAAAGGGGTTATCAGAAATGATGAAGTTAGATCGATATCCAAAAGATTCTGAAGGAAGAATTTCTGCATTATCTACAGCAATAATACATGAAGCCGTAGAACTACAAAGAACTACAAATTGGAAATGGTGGAAAACTCCAGTTCCATTTAATGTATTAGAAGCAAGAGAAGAATTAATTGATATTTGGCATTTTGTGGTACAAGCATCCTTAGAACTAAATTTGACTCCAGACGATATTCTTGAAGAATATAAAAAGAAAAATGAAATTAATCGAGAAAGACAAAGAAACGGATACTAG